The nucleotide sequence GCCTTGCGGTACGGCCGGTCGTTGGTCATCGCGTCATACGCGTCCACGATCCCCAGAATGCGGCACGCCAGCGGAATACTTTCCCCGGCTATGCCCAGCGGATACCCGCCGCCGTTCCAGTGCTCCTGGTGCTTCAGAATCCAGTCCGCGATAGGCTCAAGATCGGGAGAAGCCTTTGCTATCCGGTAGCCGATCTCGCAATGACGCCGCATGATGGCCATCTCCTCGTCGGTGAGCGGGCCGGGTTTGTTGAGAATGCCGTCGGGGATGCCGACCTTGCCGATATCGTGGAAATTCGCCAGCAGCCTGATATCGGCGATCGTCCCCTGCGGCAGCTGCAGGCGATGCCCCATCTTCTCCATCAGATCGCCGAGACGGTCGGCGTGGCCCTCCGTGATATGGTCGCGCTCCTCCATAGCCTTCATCATCGTCTGCACGATCGACCCGCGGACACTTTGGCTCTGATGCAGCTTTTGGCGGTACATATTATTGTCCGCTTCCTTGAACACACTATCCGGTCCCGCGCTGCTTGCGCCGATAGCCCAGCCGAGCGAAAGGCTTAGCGGCAAGTGGAGATGCTCCTTATTATAGGCCTCCACCGCCTCGCGGTAATATTGGTCGAGAGCCTCCATCCGCTTCTTGGTCGGCGAATACACGATCACCGCGAACTCGTCGCCGCCGATCCGGGCGACAAAATCCGGCGTCTGTACGCCGGCCTCGAGAATAGCGGCCACCTTCTTGAGCAGCTCGTCTCCCTGGAGGTGTCCCAGAGTATCGTTGATAAGCTTCAGACCATCCACGTCGCACACGAAAATCCCCGGCGTACCGCCTTCGCCGACCTGAGCCCGCAGCATTTCCGTCTCGAAATAGGCGCGGTTATACACGCCCGTAAGCGGGTCCCTCATCCGCAAAAAATCCAGGCCCTCCTCCAGCTGCTTGCGGACCGTCACATCCCGCATCAGCGCCAGGCAGCGGGTTTTACCGTCGATCGTCACCGGTCCGGCGCTGACCTCGATAATCAGGCGGTTGCCGTACCGGTCGAGCGTCTCCCGTTCGAAAAGCGGCTGCGGCCCATCCACAACCGCCCGCCGGAAGGTAGCAAGCGCCACCTCAAGATTGGCCGGTGTCGAAATCAGGATAATCCCCTGCTGCTTAAACTCCTCCTCGGTATAGCCAAACATCTCCGTCAGTCGGCGGTTGACGGACAGGATTTCCCCGCTGTCCCCGTCGCAGACCACAAATCCGTCTCCCGCGGCATGGAAAATCTCCTCCGCCGTCCGGCGGCTGTGCACCAGCTTCTCGTTGGTGGCGACCACCTCTTCATACAGGGCGCTCAGCTCCTCGTGGGAAGCGGTCAGCTCCGTCAAGCTGCGCTGCAGCTCCTGCTCCTTCTCCAGCAAGACGGACTCCATCTTGATCCGTTCCGAAATATCGATGCCGATACCGGCGATATAAGGCTTGCCGTCGATAATCGTCCTGACCGCGGTGAAATAATACGGCGTCTTGCTGCCATCCTTGTTCTGCAGGTAAAACTCCGCGTTCGCCGCCCCTTGCTCGAAAGCATTACCGGCAGCTTCATACACGCGCTCGACAGTTTTTTCGTCGTAGCTGTACCAATCAGCCAGCGTCCTCGTGGCCATCTCCTCGGCCGAATAACCGGTCGCCGTCTCGTGGTTCTTATTCCAGCGGACAATGCGGCCGCTATCCTCGTAAAGATACAGCAGCCCCGGCACACTCTCCAGGACGGCGCTCGAAAACGCCCGCTCGTCCGCCAGCGCGGCATAATTCGACCGCAACTCCTCCTCCGTGGACGTCAGCTCCTCATGGGCCGCCGTCAGTTCCTCGTGAGCGGCCGTCAGCTCCTCATAGCTGCCCTGCAGCTCCAGGTCGGCCAATCGCTGCCTGCGGGAGCGGATAAGCAGCCTGCCGGTATAGATAACGATAAACAGGCTCGCGCCGCCGGCCGCCGCCAGATAAGTATCGCGGCGCTGGGCCAGCGGCAGCAGCGCCCGTGGAGAAAGTCCCACCTGCACCACGAGCGGATAGTCGGGCATCACCCGGTAGCTCATATAGCCGGTTTTGCCGAACTGCGTGCCGGGCGCATAATAAAACCCCGCCGGCCGCTTGGCCACTTCCCTAAAAAGTACCGCCTCTGAGAAATCGACGCCCGTCTCCGGCACACTGTTGCTCGCGCGGATTACCCCGTCCAGGCCGATAAGGCGCGCAGTGTAGTTTTCGTCTAGATCCATCTGCCGGTAAAACTTCGAAAAATAATGGGGATCGATGGCCACGACGGACACGCCGGCGAAGCTGCCGTCCGGCTTATTGATGCGCTGGCTGAGGTGGACAGCCAGCGTTTTCGACAGCCGTCCGTCGAAAGGCCTGCCGATATAAGTCTGAGTGCCGCCCGCGGCCGCATGGCCGGCGAAATGGGGTACACCGGCGATACTGATAGCAGGCGGAGCCTGCAGGGTGCTGATCACAGCATACCCGGCGTCGTTGAAGATACTGGCATGGATAAGCAAGGCATCCGGTCGCAGCTGGGCCAATAGCCTCTCCATCGCCGGCGTCACAGCTTGCTCTCTTTCGTACTCGTTCTTCATTAACAGCAAATACTGCTCGTGGGTCTTAATCACCGTCCGCACATGTTCCTCGAAAGCGCGGGTAAACTTATCGCCGTCGTTCCTGATCGCCTCGAGCGTTGTCCGCCGGTCATGCTCTATCTGTAACCAGGCTGCCGTCCACACAAACATCAACAAAATTGCGCAGAAAACTACCACGGCCTTATCAGGCAGCAACCAGTCGCGAATAAAGCGTCCCGCCTTTTCCATCTAGCCCCTCCGAATCAAATTGACATAAACGCTTAAATAACGGAAGCTAATCCGCCTGATTGCGGTAAAACCCCCAGCCGTTGCGGCCCCGCCGCTTAACCCCATACATAGCGGCGTCGGCGTTTTTCAGCAGCGTATCGATATTCTCGCCATGGAAAGGGTAGATACTGATACCGATACTCGCGCCGATCACCAGCGACTCCCCTCTGACCCTGAAAGGCTCGCCCATCGCCGCCAGGATTTTTTCGGCCAGCTGCACCGCGGCCGCCCTTGAAACCACCTGCTCTAGCAGAACGACAAACTCGTCGCCGCCGATGCGGGCCACGATTCCCTCATCCTTTATGCAGGCCAGCAGGCGTTGGCCGGTTTCCGCCAGAACCGCGTCGCCGGCCGCATGGCCGCCGTGGTCGTTCACCGCCTTGAACCAGTCCAAATCGATAAACAGCAGCGCGACCAAACAGTGCTCCTTCTCGGCGCGGGCAATCGCCCGGTTCAGGTACTCCTGGAACAAAACGCGGCTAGGCAGCCTCGTAAGCGCATCATAGAGAGCGAGATCCTTGTAGCGGGCTTCCGACTGCCGGATCAACTCCCGCGACTCCTCGATCTCCGCGTTGCGGACCTTCAGCACGGCCATATGGCTCGCATTCGCCTCTTCCAGCAGAACGCGGTTAGCCTCGCCCCGCTCCACCTTCTTCTTTAAAATGCGGTTCTCCCTCTCCAGCGCCGCTATCCGCTTTTCCAAATCCGACACTTCCACGCGGATACCTCCAGACTAGCATTCCTCGGCCGCCCCCAGCAGCAACGTAACGAAAGTAGTGCCGTGGAATAAATACGGGCCGCCCTTTTCCAAAGGGCCAAACTCGCCGTAGCAGTAAAATCCCGCGAACGGTATCCCCGGCAAACGCGGGGCAACCGTCTGCACTTCCCTGGCCGCCTGAGTGCCCATTATCATCTTGCGGCCGGCACACGAAAAAAGCAGCGCGGCTGCCGGACGCCTGCCGGGATAAGCCGCGAGCGCCCGGCTGAGCGACTCCCCGCACGACTCGAGCAAAGTTTCCTTGTCGGCGGCGCCGATCTGCACCATGGCCCCCTCCGGCACCCGGCCGTTGAGCGTCACCGTCCCCTTCTCCGCGTCGGAAAACGGGGCAGTCCGCACATAAAAACTGTCGCGGTCCTTCTCGTACACTGCCAGGCAGTAATTCATAAATAAATCGTAATTGCCGGTATACTTGCGGAAATACTCCACAGCCGGCTTATCGGCGATCGAATGGAGCACATTATTCTTGGCCAGCGTCACCGGCTCCTTCGGCCCCATCGGCGAATGGCCGCCCTTGATGCCGCAGGAAAAAACCGCCGGCCCGGCAAACAGCAGCAAAACCACACTATCGGTCAGCACCTCGCCGCCAAAAAACTGAAAAGTCTTCCGCTGCTTCGAATGCGCCGCCGAAGCCCCGCCCATCACCGGGAAAGTACGCCCCAGAACCCCCTGGATGCCCAGGTCCACAGTCGAAACGCCGGCGTTCAGCGGGTCGGCCAGGATAACGGCGAACTTCTCCTCCCCCGCGTGGCGCTTCAGGCCAGACCGGGCAGTTTCGGCCGCCTCCCGTCCCGCCTCCTCGCCGCGGCGGTCCGCCTCGCGACCGGCCCCCGCGCTTATCTCCACCGTATCGGAAGCGAATACCGTCAAAATCAGCGAATCCTCAGTAAACCCCATCTCCGAAGAAAGCTCGCCGTCGGTCGTGCAGCCCACCAACTGTATCGCCGGGAAAGCCCCCCTGATAGTTGACAGAATAACCGCATGCTCGTAATCGATCGAGCAGAAAATTATCCCGGCTTGCGGCTCGGCCCCGGCCAAAGAAGCCTTGACCTGATCGATGACCTCGCAGGCCGCCTCACGCGCCAGCACATCCTCGCTGTGACCCACGGCAACTTTAAACATCGCAAGCTCCTCCTCATCAACCCCGGGACGCTGAAAATCCGCAATCTAAGCGACTTGCCGCCAGACGGAAAACCCCCGTTACTCGCCGGAGACGCTGTATAATATATTTAACCAAATAACGACAAATACCTCTTCTATAGCCGACCGTATTCTCAGATATCGAACGGCGGCGGCACAGTCCGAAGGGCGGCAACAAAGCAGCCGCATTAAAACCAATGCCTCCCGGCGATTAAGCCGGAAGGCATTTCTTAAGTGTTGCTTACTTGTGCTTTTTACCATGCTTCAGAGCAAAGGCGGTAGGCAATGCCGGGTCAGGAAGGCTCCTGCTGCTTGGGCAGGCACGACCGGCAGATTTTTATAAATAGCGGGGCGATGAAGAAAAGCATTGTTATGCACAGAAACGCCAGAGCGATCGGCTTTTGAATGAAGATCATCGGGTCGCCGTTGGAAATGTCGAAAGACTGGCGCAGCGATGTTTCCAGGCGGGGGGTGAGGATGAAGGCCATTAGGAACGGAGCCACAGGGTAATCATAGCGGTTGAAGAAATAGCCCACGGTGCCGAAGATAATCATGAGCCAGATGTCGAAATGGCTGTTATTGGCGGCGTAGGCGGATACGACGCAAATGACGATGATTATCGGCGTGAGGATCGACGGCGGGATGCGCAGCGCGTGAACCATGAGAGGGATGCTGAGGGCGGCGATTACCATGCAGACCAGATTGCCGGTGTACATGGAGGCGATCAGGCCCCAGGCAAGGTCGGGATGTTCCGTGAACAGCAGCGGGCCTGGGGAAATGCCCCACATCATCAGGCCGCCGAGCAAGATAGCGGCCGTCCCCGAACTGGGGATCCCCAGGGAAAGCAGGGGCGCGAAGGCGCCGGCCGCTGCCGCGTTGTTGGCCGCCTCGGGAGCAGCGACGCCTTCCAGCGCCCCCTTGCCCATATTTTCCTTATTTTTGCCTGTCCGTTTTTCGAGGATGTAGCTTAGGAAAGATGCTGTCGTCGTGCCGGCGCCCGGCACGCAGCCGATGAAGGTTCCGAGAAAGCTGCTGATCATCGTCGGGCGGAAGATCTGCTTCATTTCCTGGATGCTTAGGTAATTGCTTTTCAGAGAAAGTTTTTCGCTGGTTTTTAACTTGTAGCCGTCTTTATTAAGTGCCATCTGGATGATTTCGTTCACGCCGAGCAGGCCGATGACGAGCGGGATGAAATCGATGCCGTTAAGAAGCTCGTTGACACCGAACGCGAAGCGCGGCTTGCCTACAGCCAGGTCAAGACCGACGGTGGCAAGCAGAATGCCCAGACAGGTGGAAAGCAGGCCTTTGAGCGGGTCGTCGCCGAGAAGCCAGCCGATCGCCGTCATCGCCAGCAATATTACCGTTGCCATCTCGGCCGGGCCGAACGCCAGCCCCACGTCGGCAAGGATAGGCCCCATGAAAGTCAAGATGACAACACCGATGAACCCGGCGACGAACGAGGACCAGTTGGAAACCGCCAAGGCTTTGCCGGCTTTGCCTCTGAGGGTAAGCTGGTAGCCGTCCATCGTTGTCATCACGGCCGGCGGGTCGCCGGGGATGTTTATCAGGATGGCTGTGAACGACCCGGCGTACATTGTCGAGTAGTATAAGGCCGCCAGCATGATTATGGCGGTCGTCGGATTCATTTTGAAGGTCAGCGGCAGCAGGAGCGCGACGCCCATTACCGCGCCGATACCAGGCAGGGCGCCGATGAACATGCCCATAACAGCGCCCGCCACGGCGGCCATGAGATTGTCGCCGGTCAAGGCGATGGCAAAGCCGTTTATCAGGTGAGTGAATATCGATTCCATCAGCTTACCTCCTTTTCTATAGCCGGATCATGCCGGTCGGAAACGGCACCTGCAGCCAGTATTCGAATATTCCCCAAACGCAGAATACAACGATAGCTGCGAAGATGGCGGAAAACTTATAAGAATACCGACCTTGATTGACCAGCCATACGACCATAAAAAGGAAGGCCGAGGCCAGGAACCCGATGATGTAGATACAAACAGTGAACGCCACTATCGCCGCGATGGGCAACAGGGCCCTTACGTCGACGGGCTCCGCGTTCTTATCGGCCCTGAGTATCCTGACGACGCAGAAAATGCATGTAATCGTACCGAATATTACCGGTAGAAAGCCGGGCCCCGGCCCTTTATTCACCCAAAAACCGTACTCGAACCAGCCAGTAAACGCCCAGAAGGCGCCGACTAAACCACAGATGAGGGCAATAATCCGATCTGCATCCAAGTTTATCCCTCCATTTGGCTATGTTGCCGTTTTCAGTTGCTGCCAGTCGCGATAATCCTGCATCCAGGGTCAGTTTGCTTCAGCACCTCCGCTTCGCCATCTTGGCGGCCACCAGCACCGCTTGTTCCAACGCATCGGGGTTGGCCGCCCCCTTGCCGGCGATGTCAAACGCGGTACCGTGGGCCGGTGTGGTAATCGGGTATGGAAGGCCTGCCGCCACCGTCACGCCGAACTGGAAGCCCATTATTTTCATCGCTATCTGACCTTGGTCGTGGTACATGGTTACAACTGCGTTGTAATCGCCCTTGCTGGCGTTGATAAAGACCGTGTCCGACGGGAAGGGGCCGCAGGCGTCGATGTCGTTCTGCCTGGCCAGTTCGATGGCGGGGGAGATGACAACCACCTCCTCCGTCCCGCACAAACCGGACTCGCCGGCGTGCGGATTCAAGGCTGCGACCGCTATCCTGGGTTTGTCGAAGCCGACTCTGCGCAAAGTTTGATCGGCCAAGCGAATGGCGCGGACGATATTTTCGACGCTGAGGTGGGCCGATACCGCCGACAAGGGGATATGGCTTGTGACGCGCGACGTCCATAGATCGTGGAGGACGTTCATTTCCCCGTAGGGGTCGTTCCATTGCAGGTGGTGGGCCATCAAGTGCTGCTCGTCGGCAAACTGGTGCCCGCCGGCACGGAGCGCCGCCTTATTCAGCGGGGCATAAACAAACCCGTCGAGAGCGCCTTGTTGGCACAGGTCGAGGGCCGTCAGCAGCATGTCGCCGGCGACGCGGCCGGACAGAGGGCTGAGCCGGCCAAGTTCGACAGACTCGGGGGTAAGATCGCGCTGATCGAGGAGGGGAACGCCGTCTCGCCAGGTGGCCGCTGGAACGTCGTCGATAACTTGCAGCGGGAAATTTACGCCGGCGATCTGCTGGCCTTTTTTCATGACCCGCATATCGCCGATGATAACCGGGCGGCAGGTCTCAAACAGCCGGGCTTTACTACAGAGCTTGGCGACGATTTCCGGCCCGATGCCAGCCGCGTCGCCGAGCAAGATTCCTAATACCGGTTTTGCCATGATGGCCTCCTTACAACAGATTGCTGTGCGAACAGGTGACAACTTCTTTTAATATGCATGAATCGTGCCGGAATTCAGAAAAAAGAAAAAATGCCGGTAATCAAGCAATGAAGTGCGGACAACGTTGTTTCGCTGGAACATATTGTTTCAATTGTTCACAAAGCTGGACATTGTTACAAATGTAACAAATCATAATGAAAGGAAACATAATTAACAATGGTTAGAATATTCTGAGCCTATGCTATAATTAAAGCAATGGGGCTGAAAACCCCGGCACGGAGGACGGACCCCGGAAGGCTGCCATATAATACGACTGCCTCGGAGGAAGCGAGAAATGGCGAAGATTACGTTTATGGTTCCTTACCCCGAAATCTGCGACGAAATTCGCGAAGTTTTTGCCGAGCAGAATGACGGTGGCTGGTCGATCGAACTCATTGTTGTCGATGGAGCGCCGCGGCGCATCGATTACAAAAAGATCAGGACCGATGTGGTCGTAGCTCGCGGTATAACCGCTTCTGTGGCTCAAAAACTTATGGGGGATATACCGGTCATCAAGCTGCCGGTCAGCGGTTACGATGTCATTCGCGCCGCGCTGGAGTGCAGGGACCGGCTTGGTTCCGCGAAAATCGCCATCGTCGGCTCCGAGGATATGGTATACGGCGCCCGCAGCATAAAGGAACTGACCGGCATCGACGCCATTACGGCCATCGTGGATAACGAGGACGATATGCAAAAAAGCCTCGAAGCCCTTAAAAAAGAGGGCATCGAAGTCGTTTGCGGCGGCTTGGTGGCAACACTCGTAGCCGGGCGGCTCGGCATGAAGGCGGTGTTCATCAGATCGGGGCGGGAGGCCATTTATCAGGTCTTGACCGAGGCGAGAAGGGCTTATCACATCAAGCGGCAGGAGCAGGAACGGAGCGAAAGATTCCGCACGTTTATGGACTATTCCATAGAAGGGATTGTGGCTGTCAATGAGCAGGGCGACATCAACCTCGTCAACGCGGCGGCCGCGAATATTACCGGTCTGGCGGGCAAACTGGAGGGCAAGCCGGCGGACGACATCCTGCCCGAGCTGCGGCTGGGGAGAATTCTGGCGACCGGGACGGCGGAAACAGGGGAGATCAAAACCCTCGGCGGACGCCAGGTTGTTATAAACGCAGCGCCGATCACCGTCAAAGAGCATACGGTCGGCGCCATCGCCACCTTCCAGCCGGTGCTGAGCATCCAGGAACTCGAGGGAAAGATACGGCAGAAAATTTATCACCGCGGACACAGCGCCAAGATGAACTTCGCCGATATCATGGGCGAAAGCGAGGCGATAAAACGGGCGATCTCGATAGCCAAAGAATATTGCAAAGTAGATTCCAATGTGCTTATTGTCGGCGAGACGGGCTCGGGGAAGGAGATGTTCGCCCAGAGCATCCACAACGCCAGCGACAGAGCGCCTGGGCCGTTCGTGGCCTTCAATTGCGCGGCCCTGCCGGAAAACCTGTTGGAGAGCGAACTGTTCGGCTATGTGGGGGGAGCTTTTACCGGCGCGGCCAAAGAAGGCAAAGCGGGCCTGTTTGAGCTTGCCCACCGGGGGACAATCTTTCTTGACGAGGTTTCGGAAATCTCGATAAAGATGCAGGGACGGCTGCTGCGGGTGCTGCAGGAACGGGAGATAATGCGGCTCGGCGACCGCCGGATCATTCCAATAGACGTGCGGGTTATTGCGGCTACCAACAGGAGCCTGGGGGAGATGATGCGGGAGAAGGCCTTCCGCCCCG is from Sporomusaceae bacterium and encodes:
- a CDS encoding tripartite tricarboxylate transporter TctB family protein, which gives rise to MDADRIIALICGLVGAFWAFTGWFEYGFWVNKGPGPGFLPVIFGTITCIFCVVRILRADKNAEPVDVRALLPIAAIVAFTVCIYIIGFLASAFLFMVVWLVNQGRYSYKFSAIFAAIVVFCVWGIFEYWLQVPFPTGMIRL
- a CDS encoding diguanylate cyclase — its product is MEKAGRFIRDWLLPDKAVVVFCAILLMFVWTAAWLQIEHDRRTTLEAIRNDGDKFTRAFEEHVRTVIKTHEQYLLLMKNEYEREQAVTPAMERLLAQLRPDALLIHASIFNDAGYAVISTLQAPPAISIAGVPHFAGHAAAGGTQTYIGRPFDGRLSKTLAVHLSQRINKPDGSFAGVSVVAIDPHYFSKFYRQMDLDENYTARLIGLDGVIRASNSVPETGVDFSEAVLFREVAKRPAGFYYAPGTQFGKTGYMSYRVMPDYPLVVQVGLSPRALLPLAQRRDTYLAAAGGASLFIVIYTGRLLIRSRRQRLADLELQGSYEELTAAHEELTAAHEELTSTEEELRSNYAALADERAFSSAVLESVPGLLYLYEDSGRIVRWNKNHETATGYSAEEMATRTLADWYSYDEKTVERVYEAAGNAFEQGAANAEFYLQNKDGSKTPYYFTAVRTIIDGKPYIAGIGIDISERIKMESVLLEKEQELQRSLTELTASHEELSALYEEVVATNEKLVHSRRTAEEIFHAAGDGFVVCDGDSGEILSVNRRLTEMFGYTEEEFKQQGIILISTPANLEVALATFRRAVVDGPQPLFERETLDRYGNRLIIEVSAGPVTIDGKTRCLALMRDVTVRKQLEEGLDFLRMRDPLTGVYNRAYFETEMLRAQVGEGGTPGIFVCDVDGLKLINDTLGHLQGDELLKKVAAILEAGVQTPDFVARIGGDEFAVIVYSPTKKRMEALDQYYREAVEAYNKEHLHLPLSLSLGWAIGASSAGPDSVFKEADNNMYRQKLHQSQSVRGSIVQTMMKAMEERDHITEGHADRLGDLMEKMGHRLQLPQGTIADIRLLANFHDIGKVGIPDGILNKPGPLTDEEMAIMRRHCEIGYRIAKASPDLEPIADWILKHQEHWNGGGYPLGIAGESIPLACRILGIVDAYDAMTNDRPYRKAMPPGAALAELRRCAGTQFDPLLVDLFIALAESDL
- a CDS encoding tripartite tricarboxylate transporter permease produces the protein MESIFTHLINGFAIALTGDNLMAAVAGAVMGMFIGALPGIGAVMGVALLLPLTFKMNPTTAIIMLAALYYSTMYAGSFTAILINIPGDPPAVMTTMDGYQLTLRGKAGKALAVSNWSSFVAGFIGVVILTFMGPILADVGLAFGPAEMATVILLAMTAIGWLLGDDPLKGLLSTCLGILLATVGLDLAVGKPRFAFGVNELLNGIDFIPLVIGLLGVNEIIQMALNKDGYKLKTSEKLSLKSNYLSIQEMKQIFRPTMISSFLGTFIGCVPGAGTTTASFLSYILEKRTGKNKENMGKGALEGVAAPEAANNAAAAGAFAPLLSLGIPSSGTAAILLGGLMMWGISPGPLLFTEHPDLAWGLIASMYTGNLVCMVIAALSIPLMVHALRIPPSILTPIIIVICVVSAYAANNSHFDIWLMIIFGTVGYFFNRYDYPVAPFLMAFILTPRLETSLRQSFDISNGDPMIFIQKPIALAFLCITMLFFIAPLFIKICRSCLPKQQEPS
- a CDS encoding FIST N-terminal domain-containing protein, encoding MFKVAVGHSEDVLAREAACEVIDQVKASLAGAEPQAGIIFCSIDYEHAVILSTIRGAFPAIQLVGCTTDGELSSEMGFTEDSLILTVFASDTVEISAGAGREADRRGEEAGREAAETARSGLKRHAGEEKFAVILADPLNAGVSTVDLGIQGVLGRTFPVMGGASAAHSKQRKTFQFFGGEVLTDSVVLLLFAGPAVFSCGIKGGHSPMGPKEPVTLAKNNVLHSIADKPAVEYFRKYTGNYDLFMNYCLAVYEKDRDSFYVRTAPFSDAEKGTVTLNGRVPEGAMVQIGAADKETLLESCGESLSRALAAYPGRRPAAALLFSCAGRKMIMGTQAAREVQTVAPRLPGIPFAGFYCYGEFGPLEKGGPYLFHGTTFVTLLLGAAEEC
- a CDS encoding 4-hydroxythreonine-4-phosphate dehydrogenase PdxA gives rise to the protein MAKPVLGILLGDAAGIGPEIVAKLCSKARLFETCRPVIIGDMRVMKKGQQIAGVNFPLQVIDDVPAATWRDGVPLLDQRDLTPESVELGRLSPLSGRVAGDMLLTALDLCQQGALDGFVYAPLNKAALRAGGHQFADEQHLMAHHLQWNDPYGEMNVLHDLWTSRVTSHIPLSAVSAHLSVENIVRAIRLADQTLRRVGFDKPRIAVAALNPHAGESGLCGTEEVVVISPAIELARQNDIDACGPFPSDTVFINASKGDYNAVVTMYHDQGQIAMKIMGFQFGVTVAAGLPYPITTPAHGTAFDIAGKGAANPDALEQAVLVAAKMAKRRC
- a CDS encoding sigma 54-interacting transcriptional regulator is translated as MAKITFMVPYPEICDEIREVFAEQNDGGWSIELIVVDGAPRRIDYKKIRTDVVVARGITASVAQKLMGDIPVIKLPVSGYDVIRAALECRDRLGSAKIAIVGSEDMVYGARSIKELTGIDAITAIVDNEDDMQKSLEALKKEGIEVVCGGLVATLVAGRLGMKAVFIRSGREAIYQVLTEARRAYHIKRQEQERSERFRTFMDYSIEGIVAVNEQGDINLVNAAAANITGLAGKLEGKPADDILPELRLGRILATGTAETGEIKTLGGRQVVINAAPITVKEHTVGAIATFQPVLSIQELEGKIRQKIYHRGHSAKMNFADIMGESEAIKRAISIAKEYCKVDSNVLIVGETGSGKEMFAQSIHNASDRAPGPFVAFNCAALPENLLESELFGYVGGAFTGAAKEGKAGLFELAHRGTIFLDEVSEISIKMQGRLLRVLQEREIMRLGDRRIIPIDVRVIAATNRSLGEMMREKAFRPDLYYRLDILKLNVPPLRERAGDVPQLFDHFLRVYCSRFRKPYKRIAPRAQQLLNGYSWPGNVRELMNIAERLTVIGSNEVISEEDVRAGFDQGVDALPLGFAGATRKQGGHPVAGGPGKPKLNKAVLINVLQEVDYHYTKAAAKLGISRTTLWRWLKECDM
- a CDS encoding diguanylate cyclase, coding for MEVSDLEKRIAALERENRILKKKVERGEANRVLLEEANASHMAVLKVRNAEIEESRELIRQSEARYKDLALYDALTRLPSRVLFQEYLNRAIARAEKEHCLVALLFIDLDWFKAVNDHGGHAAGDAVLAETGQRLLACIKDEGIVARIGGDEFVVLLEQVVSRAAAVQLAEKILAAMGEPFRVRGESLVIGASIGISIYPFHGENIDTLLKNADAAMYGVKRRGRNGWGFYRNQAD